The Methanothermobacter sp. CaT2 DNA window ATCCTCTTTGAGGACCGTATAAACCGCTACAACCCCACTCCACAACTCGGGAGGATAGAGGCAACCAACCCCTGTGTATCCGGTGACACCATTGTAATGACATCCGGGGGTCCGCGGACAGTGGCTGAACTGGAGGGCAGGCCCTTCACCGCACTCATCAGGGGCTCAGGGTACCCCTGCCCCTCAGGTTTCTTCAGGACCGGTGAACGGGACGTGTATGATCTTAGAACCAGGGAGGGCCCTGGCTTAAGGTTGACCCATGATCACAGGGTCCTTGTAATGGATGGTGGTCTGGAATGGCGTGCCGCCGGTGAACTTGAAAGGGGAGACCTCCTTGTGATGGACGATTCTGCAGGGGAGTTTCCCGCCCTTGCAACCTTCAGAGGCCTCAGGGGCGCCGGCCGCCAGGATGTCTATGACGCCACTGTCTACGGTGCCAGTGCATTCACAGCCAATGGATTCATAGTCCACAACTGTGGAGAGCAGCCACTCCTCCCCCATGAATCATGCAATCTGGGGTCAGTTAATCTCAGCCTCATGGTAGGCCCCTCCGGTATTAACTGGGAGAAGCTCCGGAGGACCGTCCATGTGGCAGTGCACTTCCTTGACAATGTGATAGACGTTAACAGCTACCCCCTCCGTCCAGTGGAGGAGATGACACTGAGAACCCGTAAGATAGGGCTGGGTGTCATGGGCTTTGCTGATATGCTGATAAAACTTGGAATACCCTACAATTCAGTGGCTGCCCTTGAGGTGGCCGGAAGGGTAATGTCATTCATATCATCTGAGGCCCGGATGGCCTCCATGGAACTTGCCAGAGAGAGGGGATCATTCCCTGAATTTAAGGGCAGCATATGGGATATCCAGGGATTTGAGTGCATGAGGAACGCCACATTAACCACCATAGCCCCAACTGGTTCCCTGAGTATAATAGCAGGCACCAGCAGTGGAATTGAGCCCCTCTTTGCCGTGTCCTTCACAAGGAACATCCTGGGAAGGAGCTTCCATGAGCTGCACCCCCTATTTAAGACGATGGCGGGAAGACTTGATAAGAGATCCCTTGAGGCCATAGAATCCCGGGGAAGTCTGAGGGGTGTCCCTGGGGTGCCTGCAGGGATAAGGAGGCTCTTTGTGACCGCACATGAAATAGACCCTGTATTCCATGTTAAAATGCAGGCCGCCTTCCAGCGGTACGTGGACAATGCTGTATCAAAAACAGTGAATCTGCCAGCTGATTCATCACCTGCTGACGTTGAAAGGGTGTTCAGGGCCGCCCATGAGCTTGGCTGCAAGGGTGTTACTGTTTACAGGTATGGCAGTAAGGTGGATGAGGTCCTGAGGTTCCCTGAATATGCGGGTTCATGCCGTGATATGACCTGTCCTAATTAAAATAGAAGATTTAAAGCAGGTCTTTCATGATCACCAGTTTTTTCAAGAGCATTTCTAATTAAATTAATAGAAGATTTAAAGGTGATAAAATGGACACCAGACCTTTAAATCTTCTAAGGAGCTTCATAAGGACGCTGTACGTTGTCTCATGAAGCTCAAAATGTTACCCATCATAATATGGGCACATTTTTCATGTTTTGCATTCGCCTTATTTAAAGCTTTATCAAAATCTCCTGTAGAGCAGCATGCATGCTAATCTTTTCCCTGGCTTGAAACATCGATCTTATCGATGCTGTACTTCTCTTTGGAATATTCAACACCCCCTACAATACCCTGTATACAACGAAGTCCTGATTCTCATAGATTTTCTGAAGGTAGGGATACTCCAGATCGCTTATATTGATGCGGTTTGGGTTGTAGAATAGGAAACTGCTGGAGGCGTTGAATTTAAAATCTCCACTCGCTTTAAGTCTTTTATCAAATACAAGATAACTGATTTCCCTTTCAGTCAGCTCATCCCTTGAAGGGATCTCAGATTTCTCATATAACAGGGAATCCACAGGTCTGTTTGTATATGCCATTACAAATCCCCCAGTGAAGTAATTTGATAGGGAGATCTTACCATCTTCATTTTGACTGTTGAACCATTTTGCAAGTTCAAATTCTGAATCAGTAGGAGGAGCAATGTTTATCCTTCCATAAGCAGTCATTGCACCGTAATCGGCTACCTTTGAGCTTGAAAGGTTGTTGAAGGCCTGGAAAACGGCAAATATGAAGAGGGCTATCAGGAGAATTCTTGCAATATCCTTATTTTTATTTTTGATTGCCTCCACGACGGATATCAAGCCTGAGGATGCCAGGATTGTGAGGGGAATCATTATGTATATGAGTACCCTGTAGGTTATGACGTTAATTCCAAAGTAGTAGGACTTTGAGAGAATAAACATTGAAATTATCCATAAAAGTATGAGGCGATCCCTTAACTCAAATCTTCTGATGGCAGGTATGATGCCTGCGACAGCCAGTACCAGAACAAAATATCCAAGGGCATCGGGATATTTAAGGATACTGAGACTCCTGGAAACAGAAAGAGATGTGGCGACACCACCATGTCCAAGACTCTTAAAGTAAAATGCTGGTAGCCACCATACTGATGCAATTAATCCTGCTGTTCCAATAAGG harbors:
- a CDS encoding ribonucleotide reductase N-terminal alpha domain-containing protein — translated: MISLSTTALKVLEERYLLRGEGGEVVETPEEMFRRVARAVASADEAYGDDPAVAEDAFYSVMAKLEFLPNSPTLMNAGTPINQLSACFVLPVEDSIDSIFSSLRDMAIIHKSGGGVGFSFSRLRPRGDIVASTMGVASGPVSFMRIFDVAVDVIKQGGRRRGANMGVLHVSHPDIFSFIDAKSREGPLRNFNLSVTVPDEFMDDRPVDLINPRNGEVVDSVESRVILKRIVEAAWRSGDPGILFEDRINRYNPTPQLGRIEATNPCVSGDTIVMTSGGPRTVAELEGRPFTALIRGSGYPCPSGFFRTGERDVYDLRTREGPGLRLTHDHRVLVMDGGLEWRAAGELERGDLLVMDDSAGEFPALATFRGLRGAGRQDVYDATVYGASAFTANGFIVHNCGEQPLLPHESCNLGSVNLSLMVGPSGINWEKLRRTVHVAVHFLDNVIDVNSYPLRPVEEMTLRTRKIGLGVMGFADMLIKLGIPYNSVAALEVAGRVMSFISSEARMASMELARERGSFPEFKGSIWDIQGFECMRNATLTTIAPTGSLSIIAGTSSGIEPLFAVSFTRNILGRSFHELHPLFKTMAGRLDKRSLEAIESRGSLRGVPGVPAGIRRLFVTAHEIDPVFHVKMQAAFQRYVDNAVSKTVNLPADSSPADVERVFRAAHELGCKGVTVYRYGSKVDEVLRFPEYAGSCRDMTCPN